catttaacGCCAGATTTCCAATATGCTGTTATGATATATAACAGCAGTAAACCACCTCGGTAACGGAtgtaccactcggttttgacctaTATAtccactcgctatcgctcgtgcatgtaGTGTACTTGTAAAAATCTTGTGGTACACTGTCGCAAAGTATTTTTCATTGcttaattatatcatatcagtatattgatggcgcaattGCAGCGATCTGATCGggcgagacgtgaaaagaaccgtggtatttTGGCGATATACCGCGGTTGGTACACGCGCGAGGTTTCCGAAATAGCGAAAAGCATTTTCTGACGTTCCTTGCCAGAACATCAATATACTATTATGATATGATGAAAATAAGTCACATCCAGCGACGgtacacgagattttgaccagttcacgtgAACTGGTCagaatctcgtggtataccaacGCTGGGTgtatgtgctttattgcttaaatatctaCTTCGTAATTCAAATTACCTCATGAACAGTGGGTTGAGATGGTTTCTTGAAGTCCTGTCTTAAATGACACggataaggctgcattcacaaatattggTGAGGGGGCCAGCGGAATTACGGGGGACTTGAAAGATTGTAGAGGGgtaacttgaaagttttgctcagGGTACAAGGGGGCAccagaaaatattttggtttcctgttatttttttactttttcagatttcatattttgtaaggtaaaatgaataatattttatgCCATGCAAAATCTCTAACCATTTTGCCGCATTTCAtgacctttattttgaaaaaatccagAAATGTATtgaatgccattgaattttcataaaaaaacaacatcaaGAAGATTTATAACGGGACAGAAGCTgctacttttgataatttttaaaaatatttttatagatGCAATgtttcaaatacagtttcttcctgtctccctacagcatgctgaaacacacaattaaGTTAaccgacaaagcctgtatatgtaaacactattggtgataattgaataagAGTCAAGACTGatagtcatttgtcaatgactCAAATCcacagtacacatacacaaGCCGTGTTGTCAGGCTGaatttcaacatgctgtagggagtaaaacaagaactgagttgtataaactgaactgAAATATCgtcaaattttttgaaagttaATAAAGccactgccctgctactacctttgggcagtgtcactgtcactacacaccggcagtgacagtgatagctctgactatgatGTAGCTTAAGAAGAGCTCGGGTCAAATGATGCCCTCTTgcgacagtgaaacatacttgtacacaaggtCAGGTTGAAGATCAaaacatggaagaccaggagacttgagaATTATCAAAGTACAATGAACaggattggaacttatttgggataattgtatggtaaagtaatgtcgatttaatcttcaaatgcaATCTTATCTTCTTTTCTTCTTACATTACACACatgtttttatgattaatttgcaatgttacaacattcagctatacggcacctaacacttttgagatatttgaaaaatatcaaaatccaattatcccaaattaggtccaatcgtgttaatggtCAAGAAAGGTATATCACACGAAAATGTTGACTATGATACACAAAATGATTGCATCTCCTTGAGTGCAAAGGTACAGCTTACTTTATTCTTATATGGATAGTActtgtatttgtcattttacaatgaATACATTGTCCATACAGTGGGACACTGATGTAAAATGATAACTAGGTATGTTAAACTTGGTGTTTTTAACATTGTACTGTGAATCTGATTCAACATGACTTTTTGTAGTAAACTTTTTTAATCATGCTGAAATGttttaaagttattttcacagaaaaggttgtatattaccatgccctgttcGTCgtattttaattggtcgagctgaaccatgtgccTGATCACAAATACACATTATACTACCTTGCCTGGTCCaacgcattttaattggtcgagctaaaccacgtgactgcccacaaatacacggtactggtttgtttacatgcccgtgaatatgaatgatatcgtaaacatcgtaactttacagctaaaacataAATTCTAATTTGTACAAAGACCAtgatcaatcacaaaataaaatgaagcactCGTGGGCCAAGTTCAGACactgttttcaaaaaatctacggatttgcaacatttttacagtgcgcgcactactcactgacaagttctggggccctgTTGTCGTTCGCATGGgaaattttggtaaattttgacCGTTTtggggtttgttgataatataataatatgttGCAGTTTTATGGTATATCGACAATGCGGTGTACATGAAATACAAGTGGCAGCAACAGAAAGACATAACACATATGTAGATATTGTTGATAGGCTGAATACTTGAACACAATAGGATGACAAACGAGAGATTGCAGTTAATACAAAATACGCAAAACTACCgaaaagtaacaaaatttatgtttgtaatattgtttGTTTAAGGGAGTGTCATCAGAAAAATTGTAGATgttgttttactttttattaagatttttgaattgttgtatatgaaaataatcaaatattaaagaacaaagatggggtcaccatgcttgattttctacaaacaAAAGTCATTGTTTTATCGGTCAAAGtcaataaaaccattcatttcaagttcatacagtgaatgacatgttaaaattcaaagtcgcacaataacacaaatgtaaaatttggaCAGGAAAAGTTCTGATTTAATGTCTGCATAAATGGAATTtttatttcaccaaatttgccattattgcaCCCAAATTTCAGAGATTTAAAGTTTTATTTAATGGAATGTTTCaacgtcatttcaaattttgaaaatttctttaGAAGTAGGATCTAGGTCATATATGTCTGTAACTGTTTTCTTTGGTAAGTCACTGTGCTCAGATTTTCACACTTTGGTAAATTGTAGCCAGAAATTTCCAATTTGCAAagtctctcatgattgtcattttgtgtgcttttcagctggtgccattgacctggccagagttggattaactcaagtcagcTTACATTGATAAATTCaaaaaaagtccactgatgcatgagaaattaataaatttaatgtggctctacaaactgctgacaACATTTCTATTCACCACTACCGCAGATTTGCCGGTATGTGTGCGTCCAAAAAGGATAGTGTCGCatatctgcgagcagaactgctCAATACTTCCGCGCGTACATCCcttataaatatgcggctatttGATAGTTTGGAGACCTTGAGAAAATTTGATCATAAAGAGAGGGATTTGGAATGTTTTGTGGTTATTGATAGCGGGGTCTGATCTGAAAAAGAAATTAATCGGAATTCCTCCACCCTCCCAACATTATGTGTGAACACGGCCTTAGACGAGACATTAGGTGTCATGAATTAGTACGTCCTCACACCCGTACCCTAGACTGCCCGCAGTCGCCTTGCCTTTCCCAGTAGCTGAGTTATTGGCTGTGGGTCAAGGCTTTCACCCCAGGATTTACGCACAGCCTGTCACTTAGCCCGTCGGTCTGCTGATTTtcagtccttcaatttattctatgttttgatacttatgTGCCCACAGGCTTGGACAGGGGCGTAGGAAGCACTTCACGGTTGGGGGGGCAAAGATAACCTATATTCTGGTGATGAATGAATTACGAtcgaaaatttgcatatatgaataaattaaaatattaaatcatacatgaataaatttaaatatttaaaacaggCCAAAATATATCTAAATAgtaaaaatgtaatgaaagcacCACTACTTACACATACGGCAATGTCTCtatatttgtgttttgtgtattaACTCCAGTTGTTTTTTTAACTCCCTACGCACTCAGCATCACACAACAATCTATTTGTGTAAAAAAATACTCATCTATGGGCAGGGGCAtaggaaacaattttttgttgGCGGGGGACAAAAGTTACCAACTTTCTGGATGTGATTGAGatacgtgaaaaataaataaactacaaACATGCATAAAATGCATGCACACAGGAAGCAATTTTTTGTTGGGGCAAGTGTCCCAATAACAACTCGTTATGACTTACTTTCTAAAATTTTCCAAAGAAAGTGACTCTTCTATCATTGGCTGAAGCAAAGTCTCTGGCAATATCTTTGAGGCAAAGGGAGTCTGTGATCTGTTTGTGAATATGAAGCAGCATCACATTATTAAGTCTCTGTTGTGACATTGTGGACCTCAAGTATGATTTCAGGCGTCTAAGCGCTGAAAACGACCTCTCAGCAGTCGCTGTTGTAACAGGAATTGTGAGGTAAATCCTTAATAATTTCTCTACCTCACTAACCATTTGCCTGGCGACTGGTACTTCTCGTATGATTTGTGCCAGAGTGCGAATATTAGTGATCTCTTTCAGGCTAGCAAAAAGAGGGTTACTTTTTGCTATCTTTACAAGATCTGGTAGCAGGCTAAGTTGGTGACCAAGCTTTCTCATGTCAATATCTTTATCATAGTTTTCTCTGATGATCTCAGGAACCTGACAGTGTATTTCTCCACCTTCGTCTGTACAAGATGACAGCAGAATCGACTCAATGGCACTTGGAATTTTCAGAGTTTCCTGAGCGAACCGTCTGTCCATTTCTCCTGCCACAAGATCCAACacttcaaaatacatttgtctGTGATATTCTCTGGGGGAAGAAAATCTGTGTGGCTGAGCTCCATCGTCGATTCTTCTTGGTGCATGCCTATACCTTGGTATAGACGGTTCATTTGTTAGATCTGCGGCCTTTGAAACCACATCATCATAGAAGGTGTCGAATCTCTCCTCCTTTCTCAGCCTTTCGAGGTGTTTTTTTGCCAATTCCTTGGCTGTCACTGCTTCCGCAACCGTTGTATCTATTGACTGAATTGTGATAGATACCTGTTCAGTTGCACTGAACACATCATAGGCGAGTCTGAGGCCAAAGTATGAAGAAAATCGCTCAAGCTGTGCCAATACACCGCCAGCCCGTTGACCATACTCATCATTTTGTTCCCGATTCACCTGGTCCATAGTACTTAAAAGGGCATCATAGTTGACCAAAATAGCATTAATAGCTCCGGTTCTTACAGTCCACCTCGTAGGACACAGAGGTCTGATGTTTCCAGCATGTGACTGACCAAACTCCTTTTGCCATTGGTGGAAAAGCTGCATTCTCTTTGGAGACCAGTTGATCAATTGTGATATGCTCTTACAAATATCAAGAGCATCCCTAATGGCTGTGCATTTTCGAGCCATATCTTGCAATGCAAGATTGAGGGAGTGTGCTAAGCAATGCACACGGAGTGCGAGAGGTTCAACCCTGCTAATCTGTGCAGCAACTCCATTTAAGCGACCCGACATGCTACTGGCACCATCATAAGCCTGCCCGCGACAGAGAACCAGCGGCAAAGAACAACGAACCATTATATCTTTGATTCCCTGTGTTAACACGTTTGCATGTGTTGATGGTACTTGTAGTAATCCCAGGCAATCTTCATGGATTTCTAAGTTCTCATCTACCCATCTGACCGAAATACTCAACTGCTCTAAGTTGGACACATCTCGTACTTCATCAGCCAAAATGGCAAACCATTTTGCAACATGAATTTCACTGAGAATCTTACGAAGTAGAGTATGACCCATCAAAGAAATCTGTTCATTTATGATGACTGGCGACAAGTAATCATTACCCTGAAGCCATTTCTGCATATCCGAACTGTCATTACATATCATTTGTAGCAACTGTCTGAGATTGCTCTCCTCATCTTTGTGACCACGAATTGACAGTCCCTGTCTGAGAAGGAACCGGAGGCATGAAAGTTGTTTTAATAGCATTTGTCTGTGATAGCTTTGGTCTTTCACTACTTTATCAGATAACATGGCAGAAACACTTTGTTGATCATTTCTAAGCTTAGAGACAGCTTCACGGTGCCCATCACTTTCTTCATGCTCCCGAAAACGTTTTGTTGCTTTCTGCCAGCTCTTAAAACCGTTTACAGTAAAAGCTTCTTCTAGTTTTTTGCTTAAGGTTACAAGGCCCCTTTCATGTGCTTTTCGGCATGAGAAACAGTAAGCTGCATTCTTGGTCAAGCAAAGATTTAGCCATGGATGTTGCTTATACCAACATGCCCTAAAACATCTGAAATCGTTCTTGTTTCCTATCTGTCTTTTGGTCGCTTTTAGAACATTTTCATCAACAGGTTGGTGAGgcatatcattatctgaacagCAACATAAAGCAGTGCACGGTTGACATGAAGAATCATGCTGACCAAATACCgatgtttgtttttcacaaGGCTGATTTGAGGGAATGTCAGGTAGTACTGATCCAGTGGCCGAATTATGTGAGGTCGTTGATCTCGAGTCGTAACTAACTGAAGTTTCAGGATGAGTGGCAGTATTGTTTGTTGGAACAAATGCAGGGGAAGCAGTCTCTGGTCCATCAttgctactactactactacgacTACTACAACTTTCGGCAGGGTCAGTTCTTCTGTTTGGGTCATTTTCAAGCCGTTGTATTTTCTCtctgaaattacaaaatttatccAGACCTGCGATCAGTTTGACAGAAAATTTGGCAGTAGTTTCATTACAGGGGTTTCAAACAAGGATAATCAGTCATAAAAACAATCATATTACGTGCAGATAACGTAAACTCGTTTGAAAAGGCAAAATGTGCATATTTTTGTATTATAATAGTTTCGAGGGGTATTAATGCAAAACATGCTCGATAACCTATTATCACAATTAACCTCAGGCCCTGTTATTAGCCATTCATATTTCTTCGTTAATAATGAAAATTGTAAGcttatatttttattgttgcatTTATTTACCACACGCGGTTGACTGGAGCCAAACATTCCATT
The sequence above is a segment of the Ptychodera flava strain L36383 unplaced genomic scaffold, AS_Pfla_20210202 Scaffold_41__1_contigs__length_1339820_pilon, whole genome shotgun sequence genome. Coding sequences within it:
- the LOC139127998 gene encoding zinc finger MYM-type protein 1-like yields the protein MPHQPVDENVLKATKRQIGNKNDFRCFRACWYKQHPWLNLCLTKNAAYCFSCRKAHERGLVTLSKKLEEAFTVNGFKSWQKATKRFREHEESDGHREAVSKLRNDQQSVSAMLSDKVVKDQSYHRQMLLKQLSCLRFLLRQGLSIRGHKDEESNLRQLLQMICNDSSDMQKWLQGNDYLSPVIINEQISLMGHTLLRKILSEIHVAKWFAILADEVRDVSNLEQLSISVRWVDENLEIHEDCLGLLQVPSTHANVLTQGIKDIMVRCSLPLVLCRGQAYDGASSMSGRLNGVAAQISRVEPLALRVHCLAHSLNLALQDMARKCTAIRDALDICKSISQLINWSPKRMQLFHQWQKEFGQSHAGNIRPLCPTRWTVRTGAINAILVNYDALLSTMDQVNREQNDEYGQRAGGVLAQLERFSSYFGLRLAYDVFSATEQVSITIQSIDTTVAEAVTAKELAKKHLERLRKEERFDTFYDDVVSKAADLTNEPSIPRYRHAPRRIDDGAQPHRFSSPREYHRQMYFEVLDLVAGEMDRRFAQETLKIPSAIESILLSSCTDEGGEIHCQVPEIIRENYDKDIDMRKLGHQLSLLPDLVKIAKSNPLFASLKEITNIRTLAQIIREVPVARQMVSEVEKLLRIYLTIPVTTATAERSFSALRRLKSYLRSTMSQQRLNNVMLLHIHKQITDSLCLKDIARDFASANDRRVTFFGKF